The following are from one region of the Jeongeupia sp. USM3 genome:
- a CDS encoding LacI family DNA-binding transcriptional regulator translates to MAMKPSIKDVAAASGLSLATVSRALADNGLVNEQTRQKVLAAAEALGYRPNLQARRLRSKQSQTIGLIVADIRNPFFTAVSRAIEDAAYREGIRVLLCNSDEDPAKEAMYLRLMQEEQVGGVIFSPTLSAGAAIAGTTFDFPLITIDRALGDADCVALNNHEALDKLVDHLVASGYRRIGGLFGNTSATGQARHDGYVAAMHRHGLTPDARRLVPSMDAAQQCVGDWLAAGNAPEALIASNGLTLLGAMRAIRQRGLRIPDDIALAGIDNEAWTELVEPALTVIGQPTYDIGDTAMRMLMNRIHEPTLSRRVVALSGELIVRDSTRPRTA, encoded by the coding sequence ATGGCCATGAAACCCAGCATCAAGGACGTCGCTGCCGCATCGGGACTCTCGCTCGCCACCGTATCGCGGGCGCTGGCCGACAACGGCCTCGTCAACGAACAGACCCGGCAGAAAGTGCTCGCCGCGGCCGAGGCGCTCGGCTACCGGCCCAACCTGCAGGCGCGGCGGCTGCGCTCGAAGCAGTCGCAGACGATCGGGCTGATCGTCGCCGACATCCGCAACCCCTTCTTCACCGCGGTCAGCCGCGCGATCGAGGACGCGGCGTACCGCGAAGGCATCCGCGTGCTGCTGTGCAACAGCGACGAGGACCCGGCCAAGGAGGCGATGTATCTGCGGCTGATGCAGGAGGAACAGGTCGGCGGCGTGATCTTCTCGCCGACGCTGTCGGCCGGCGCGGCCATCGCCGGCACGACGTTCGACTTTCCACTGATCACCATCGACCGTGCGCTGGGCGACGCCGACTGCGTGGCGCTGAACAACCACGAGGCGCTCGACAAGCTGGTCGACCACCTCGTCGCCAGCGGCTACCGCCGCATCGGCGGGCTGTTCGGCAACACCAGCGCCACCGGCCAGGCGCGGCACGACGGCTACGTTGCCGCGATGCACCGCCACGGCCTGACGCCCGATGCGCGCCGGCTGGTGCCGAGCATGGATGCGGCGCAGCAGTGTGTCGGCGACTGGCTGGCCGCCGGCAACGCGCCCGAGGCACTGATCGCCAGCAACGGCCTGACGCTGCTCGGCGCAATGCGCGCGATCCGCCAGCGCGGGCTGCGCATTCCCGACGACATCGCGCTCGCCGGCATCGACAACGAGGCATGGACCGAGCTCGTCGAACCGGCGCTGACCGTGATCGGCCAGCCGACGTACGACATCGGCGACACCGCGATGCGCATGCTGATGAACCGCATCCACGAACCCACGCTGTCGCGCCGCGTCGTCGCCCTCTCGGGCGAACTGATCGTGCGCGATTCGACCCGACCGCGAACTGCCTGA